A region from the Agrococcus sp. SL85 genome encodes:
- a CDS encoding FadR/GntR family transcriptional regulator has protein sequence MHETLEAFAIQLIDLSTPEPDGGRRLAPERELCIRLEVSRGTLRERLSQLESIGVLSRRQGHGSYLQAPGPDVIRTYFSTMRALGFLDAAEIAEAREMLETVVAVQAARRASAADAERLRAFVDEMVQCTAAGEHDAAAEADLAFHAELFRIIDNPVFTMVHTGLAHALAQHMHERRAAVIAALGAEHEGPVDTDTVHYPIVDAIAANDPDAARDAIRRHFEVHSLITLETAQEGTA, from the coding sequence ATGCACGAGACGCTCGAGGCGTTCGCGATCCAGCTCATCGACCTCTCGACCCCCGAGCCCGACGGCGGCCGCCGCCTCGCGCCCGAGCGCGAGCTCTGCATCCGGCTCGAGGTCTCGCGCGGCACCCTGCGCGAGCGCCTCTCGCAGCTCGAGTCGATCGGCGTGCTCTCGCGCAGGCAGGGCCACGGCTCCTACCTGCAGGCGCCCGGCCCCGACGTGATCCGCACCTACTTCTCCACCATGCGCGCGCTCGGGTTCCTCGACGCCGCCGAGATCGCCGAGGCGCGCGAGATGCTCGAGACGGTCGTGGCCGTGCAGGCCGCCCGCCGTGCGAGCGCCGCCGACGCCGAGCGCCTCCGCGCGTTCGTGGACGAGATGGTGCAGTGCACCGCGGCCGGCGAGCACGACGCCGCGGCAGAGGCCGACCTCGCGTTCCACGCCGAGCTCTTCCGCATCATCGACAACCCCGTCTTCACGATGGTGCACACGGGCCTCGCCCACGCGCTCGCGCAGCACATGCACGAGCGGCGCGCGGCCGTGATCGCCGCCCTCGGCGCGGAGCACGAGGGCCCGGTCGACACCGACACCGTCCACTACCCGATCGTCGACGCGATCGCGGCGAACGACCCCGACGCGGCGCGCGACGCCATCCGCCGCCACTTCGAGGTGCACTCGCTCATCACCCTCGAGACCGCCCAGGAGGGCACCGCATGA
- a CDS encoding NAD(P)-dependent oxidoreductase codes for MTAPVVFIGLGAIGTPMSQRIAAAGFAVTGVDPFEAARERAAAAGIAAVRSIAEAPAEGTVVVMVATPDQLDALVAEALAAGVVAGRTWIVMSTVGPDAVTRAGAALRQAGAAVVDAPVTGGVARATTGELIIFASGVDAEVASVADVLAPLGTVRTVGGELGQGQAIKVVNQHLCSVHIVAAAEALALGESLGLDKAAVLDLVGGGAAGSWMLADRGPRMLLGTDAPVTSTIGIFVKDSGLVADSAAAVGAEVPVLAAARARYLQAAEAGLERRDDSRVIETYQR; via the coding sequence ATGACCGCTCCCGTCGTCTTCATCGGCCTCGGCGCCATCGGCACGCCGATGTCGCAGCGCATCGCCGCGGCAGGCTTCGCCGTCACCGGCGTCGACCCCTTCGAGGCCGCCCGCGAGCGCGCGGCGGCCGCCGGCATCGCCGCCGTCCGCTCGATCGCCGAGGCGCCCGCCGAGGGCACCGTCGTCGTCATGGTCGCCACGCCGGACCAGCTCGACGCGCTCGTGGCCGAGGCGCTGGCCGCGGGCGTCGTCGCGGGCCGCACCTGGATCGTCATGTCGACCGTCGGCCCGGATGCGGTGACCCGGGCGGGCGCGGCGCTGCGGCAGGCGGGCGCCGCGGTCGTCGACGCGCCCGTCACGGGCGGCGTCGCCCGCGCCACGACGGGCGAGCTCATCATCTTCGCCTCCGGCGTCGATGCCGAGGTCGCCTCTGTGGCCGACGTGCTCGCGCCGCTCGGCACCGTCCGCACGGTCGGCGGCGAGCTCGGCCAGGGCCAGGCGATCAAGGTCGTCAACCAGCATCTGTGCTCGGTGCACATCGTCGCCGCGGCCGAGGCGCTCGCGCTCGGCGAGTCGCTCGGCCTCGACAAGGCCGCCGTGCTCGACCTCGTGGGCGGCGGTGCCGCGGGCTCGTGGATGCTCGCCGACCGCGGCCCACGCATGCTGCTCGGCACCGATGCCCCCGTCACGAGCACCATCGGCATCTTCGTGAAGGACTCGGGCCTCGTGGCCGACTCCGCCGCCGCCGTCGGCGCCGAGGTGCCCGTGCTCGCGGCCGCGCGCGCCCGCTACCTGCAGGCGGCGGAGGCGGGGCTCGAGCGTCGCGACGACAGCCGCGTCATCGAGACCTACCAGCGCTGA
- a CDS encoding transketolase — protein sequence MTVTDTTARIAGKEGRTRDERIRAVQEAAYRARHHAIDMGEVQGQGYVGQALGAADMLAAVYADQLRFDPADPHWEGRDRFLLSTGHYAIGCYAAIAEAGIVPVEELLTYAGDDSRLPMSGMASYTPGMEISGGSLGHGLTVAVGMALGLRLQGRGEQRVINFLSDGELDEGSTWEAAMGAAHHRLGSLTALVDMNALQADGPTADVLRIEPVEEKWRAFGWRAIRVDGNDAGALLDAFDALEADRAPEGQPQVIICDTKVGRGVPLLEEREKAHFMRIEEHEWQICRDQLTAGEEDAR from the coding sequence ATGACCGTCACCGACACGACCGCCCGCATCGCGGGCAAGGAGGGCCGCACCCGCGACGAGCGCATCCGCGCCGTGCAGGAGGCCGCCTACCGCGCCCGCCACCACGCGATCGACATGGGCGAGGTGCAGGGCCAGGGCTACGTCGGCCAGGCGCTCGGCGCCGCCGACATGCTCGCGGCCGTGTACGCCGACCAGCTGCGCTTCGACCCGGCCGACCCGCACTGGGAGGGCCGCGACCGCTTCCTGCTCTCGACCGGCCACTACGCGATCGGCTGCTACGCGGCGATCGCCGAGGCGGGCATCGTGCCCGTGGAGGAGCTGCTGACCTACGCCGGCGACGACTCGCGCCTGCCGATGTCGGGCATGGCCTCGTACACGCCCGGCATGGAGATCTCGGGCGGCTCGCTCGGCCACGGCCTCACGGTCGCGGTCGGCATGGCGCTGGGCCTGCGACTGCAGGGCCGCGGCGAGCAGCGCGTCATCAACTTCCTCTCCGACGGCGAGCTCGACGAGGGGTCGACGTGGGAGGCCGCCATGGGCGCCGCCCACCACCGCCTCGGCAGCCTCACGGCGCTCGTCGACATGAACGCGCTGCAGGCCGACGGCCCCACCGCCGACGTGCTGCGCATCGAGCCCGTCGAGGAGAAGTGGCGGGCGTTCGGGTGGAGGGCCATCCGCGTCGACGGCAACGACGCGGGCGCCCTGCTCGACGCCTTCGACGCCCTGGAGGCCGATCGCGCGCCCGAGGGCCAGCCGCAGGTGATCATCTGCGACACGAAGGTCGGCCGCGGCGTGCCGCTGCTGGAGGAGCGGGAGAAGGCGCACTTCATGCGCATCGAGGAGCACGAGTGGCAGATCTGCCGCGACCAGCTCACCGCAGGCGAGGAGGACGCACGATGA
- a CDS encoding transketolase family protein: MSTAAPAKRASTSAMIASIADADQRTQTAPFGTALAALAETDQRVVGLTADLGKYTDMHRFAQQHPGRFFQMGMSEQLLFGAAAGMAETGLVPFASTYSVFAARRAYDFICLDIAEPNLNVNVVGGLPGLTTGYGPSHQATEDMAIFRGMPNLTIVDPCDALDIEQAVPQLAAHEGPTYLRLLRGTVPLVLDEYDYAFELGRATVLRGGADVVLISSGLMTMRALQAAEALAAHRVDVAVVHSPTIKPFDAETVLRELDTPRLAVTLENHTVVGGLFSAVAEAAARTGVAKRIVPIGLPDAFLDAGALPTLHERYGISKDRIVQTVLAELG; the protein is encoded by the coding sequence ATGAGCACCGCAGCACCCGCCAAGCGCGCGAGCACGAGCGCGATGATCGCGTCGATCGCCGACGCCGACCAGCGCACCCAGACGGCACCCTTCGGCACCGCCCTCGCGGCGCTCGCCGAGACCGACCAGCGCGTCGTGGGCCTCACCGCCGACCTCGGCAAGTACACCGACATGCACCGCTTCGCGCAGCAGCACCCCGGGCGCTTCTTCCAGATGGGCATGAGCGAGCAGCTGCTGTTCGGCGCCGCCGCCGGCATGGCGGAGACGGGCCTCGTGCCGTTCGCGTCGACCTACTCGGTCTTCGCCGCGCGCCGTGCGTACGACTTCATCTGCCTCGACATCGCCGAGCCGAACCTCAACGTCAACGTCGTGGGCGGCCTCCCGGGCCTCACGACGGGCTACGGCCCCAGCCACCAGGCGACGGAGGACATGGCGATCTTCCGCGGCATGCCGAACCTCACGATCGTCGATCCGTGCGACGCGCTCGACATCGAGCAGGCCGTGCCGCAGCTCGCCGCCCACGAGGGCCCCACGTACCTGCGGCTCCTGCGCGGCACGGTGCCGCTCGTGCTCGACGAGTACGACTACGCCTTCGAGCTCGGCAGGGCGACGGTGCTGCGCGGCGGCGCCGACGTCGTGCTCATCTCGTCGGGCCTCATGACGATGCGCGCACTGCAGGCTGCGGAGGCCCTCGCGGCCCACAGGGTCGACGTGGCGGTCGTGCACTCCCCCACCATCAAGCCCTTCGACGCCGAGACCGTGCTGCGCGAGCTCGACACCCCGCGCCTCGCGGTGACGCTCGAGAACCACACCGTGGTCGGCGGCCTGTTCTCGGCGGTCGCCGAGGCGGCGGCGCGGACGGGCGTGGCGAAGCGCATCGTGCCGATCGGCCTGCCGGACGCGTTCCTCGACGCCGGCGCGCTGCCGACGCTCCACGAGCGCTACGGCATCTCGAAGGACCGCATCGTGCAGACGGTGCTCGCCGAGCTCGGCTGA
- a CDS encoding GntR family transcriptional regulator yields MLPPMAELGRTSLREQALASLRGAISAGALAPGTRMVESDLSGRLGISRGTLREAMRQLQQEGLLEADARGRLSVRSLDADEIVDIFRVRGALEALAVRLVAGAADREAALAPVRAALVAMAEPPQDSIAERFEADLSFHRALVAAAGNATLLHQWGQLEGSIRMSIMFAGVEHALRNMSVDRHRELVVAIEGGDPDAAERALHAHMAEATANLVG; encoded by the coding sequence ATGCTGCCGCCCATGGCCGAGCTCGGCCGCACGAGCCTGCGGGAGCAGGCGCTCGCCTCGCTCCGCGGCGCGATCTCCGCGGGCGCGCTCGCGCCCGGCACGCGCATGGTCGAGTCCGACCTCTCCGGTCGGCTGGGCATCAGCCGCGGCACCCTGCGCGAGGCGATGCGGCAGCTGCAGCAGGAGGGCCTGCTGGAGGCCGATGCGCGCGGCCGGCTCAGCGTCCGCTCGCTCGACGCGGACGAGATCGTCGACATCTTCCGGGTGCGCGGTGCGCTCGAGGCGCTCGCGGTGCGGCTCGTCGCCGGCGCGGCCGACCGCGAGGCGGCGCTCGCGCCGGTCCGGGCGGCGCTCGTCGCGATGGCCGAGCCGCCCCAGGACAGCATCGCCGAGCGCTTCGAGGCCGATCTCTCCTTCCACCGCGCCCTGGTGGCGGCGGCGGGCAACGCGACGCTGCTGCACCAGTGGGGTCAGCTGGAGGGGTCGATCCGGATGTCGATCATGTTCGCCGGCGTCGAGCACGCCCTGCGCAACATGAGCGTCGACCGGCACCGCGAGCTCGTCGTGGCGATCGAGGGCGGTGATCCCGACGCCGCCGAGCGCGCGCTCCACGCGCACATGGCCGAGGCGACGGCGAACCTCGTCGGCTGA
- a CDS encoding sugar phosphate isomerase/epimerase family protein — protein MAQIPERLGCSTISFQHLALEDALTAIASLGFAEIDLGALPGVCDHVPFDLDESAIASVAATVRASGLRVRSVNGDIGDLNDPAADAEARRSHLDRLLRLTAAVGAEALVLPCGALGHEPLRTEAEDLDLVGDWLREAGRAALEHGVALWVESLHFLRFGWSRARAEALHRRLAGTAVRPILDVAHVTAAGDDLLDLIVGWGDRIAHVHLRDAVPGDFSRAIGEGAVDFGAAIAALEARGFAGAYALEPALARLRRRRHRPHDRPSARSAPRRDPRRRGPHRPRARGSRSSLTPQEHP, from the coding sequence ATGGCGCAGATCCCCGAGCGACTCGGCTGCTCCACCATCTCGTTCCAGCACCTCGCGCTCGAGGACGCGCTCACGGCGATCGCCTCGCTCGGCTTCGCCGAGATCGACCTCGGCGCGCTCCCCGGGGTCTGCGACCACGTGCCCTTCGACCTCGACGAGTCGGCCATCGCGAGCGTCGCCGCGACCGTCCGCGCGAGCGGGCTGCGGGTGCGCAGCGTCAACGGCGACATCGGCGACCTCAACGATCCCGCCGCCGACGCCGAGGCGCGTCGCTCGCACCTCGACCGCCTCCTGCGCCTCACGGCCGCCGTGGGCGCCGAGGCCCTCGTGCTGCCCTGCGGCGCGCTCGGCCACGAGCCGCTCCGCACCGAGGCCGAGGACCTCGACCTCGTCGGCGACTGGCTGCGCGAGGCCGGCAGGGCGGCGCTCGAGCACGGCGTCGCGCTCTGGGTGGAGTCGCTGCACTTCCTGCGCTTCGGCTGGAGCCGGGCGCGGGCCGAGGCCCTGCACCGCCGGCTCGCGGGCACCGCCGTGCGGCCGATCCTCGACGTCGCGCACGTCACCGCCGCGGGCGACGACCTGCTCGACCTCATCGTCGGCTGGGGCGACCGCATCGCGCACGTGCACCTGCGCGACGCCGTGCCCGGCGACTTCAGCCGCGCCATCGGCGAGGGCGCCGTCGACTTCGGCGCCGCGATCGCCGCGCTCGAGGCGCGCGGCTTCGCGGGCGCGTACGCGCTCGAGCCTGCCCTCGCGCGCCTACGTCGACGACGCCACCGGCCCCATGACCGACCCAGCGCGCGCAGCGCGCCTCGACGCGATCCGCGACGCCGCGGACCGCATCGCCCCCGAGCTCGCGGCAGCCGCAGCTCGCTGACCCCACAGGAGCACCCATGA
- a CDS encoding SDR family NAD(P)-dependent oxidoreductase: MTQRTAIVTGATSERGIGMAVADRYARDGWAVVVLDLDGERAAAVAAEIGERHGVPHFGFAVDVADEAAVAAAAAAVHAEVEAGRLPVVGGLANIAGITSPVPFLETDLALWNTVMAVNATGTYLVTKAFLPAMLEAGWGRIVTMSSVSAQRGGGVFGKVPYSAAKAAILGFTKALAREIASSGVTINSVTPGAVDTNIRVGSTPESEARLAADIPLGRVASTDEIAAVFAFLSSEDASYLQGTNIDINGASHLH; the protein is encoded by the coding sequence ATGACCCAGCGCACCGCCATCGTCACCGGCGCCACCTCCGAGCGCGGCATCGGCATGGCCGTCGCCGACCGCTACGCGCGCGACGGCTGGGCCGTCGTCGTCCTGGACCTCGACGGCGAGCGCGCCGCTGCCGTCGCGGCCGAGATCGGCGAGCGCCACGGCGTGCCGCACTTCGGCTTCGCGGTCGACGTGGCCGACGAGGCCGCCGTCGCCGCCGCCGCGGCCGCGGTGCACGCCGAGGTCGAGGCAGGCCGCCTGCCCGTCGTCGGCGGCCTCGCGAACATCGCCGGCATCACCTCCCCCGTGCCGTTCCTCGAGACCGACCTCGCCCTCTGGAACACGGTCATGGCGGTGAACGCCACCGGCACCTACCTCGTCACGAAGGCGTTCCTGCCCGCGATGCTCGAGGCCGGCTGGGGCCGCATCGTGACGATGTCGTCCGTCTCCGCCCAGCGCGGCGGCGGCGTCTTCGGCAAGGTGCCCTACTCGGCCGCCAAGGCTGCCATCCTCGGCTTCACGAAGGCGCTCGCGCGCGAGATCGCCTCCTCGGGCGTCACGATCAACTCGGTGACGCCCGGCGCGGTCGACACGAACATCCGCGTCGGCTCGACCCCCGAGTCGGAGGCGAGGCTCGCCGCCGACATCCCCCTCGGCCGCGTCGCCTCGACCGATGAGATCGCCGCGGTGTTCGCCTTCCTCTCGAGCGAGGACGCCTCCTACCTGCAGGGCACGAACATCGACATCAACGGCGCGAGCCACCTGCACTAG
- a CDS encoding putative quinol monooxygenase, whose amino-acid sequence MPDEPLVVIAVFRPAEGAREQVLAALERAIPRVHEEAGCNLYAIQEAPGGVIWMVEHWDSAALLDAHGAGEPVADLNAALDGLLVAPVEVIRLTPIPIGDPHKGAVAA is encoded by the coding sequence ATGCCCGACGAGCCCCTGGTCGTCATCGCCGTCTTCCGCCCTGCCGAGGGCGCGCGCGAGCAGGTGCTCGCGGCGCTCGAGCGCGCCATCCCGCGCGTGCACGAGGAGGCGGGCTGCAACCTCTACGCGATCCAAGAGGCTCCCGGCGGCGTCATCTGGATGGTCGAGCACTGGGACTCCGCCGCGCTGCTCGACGCGCACGGCGCGGGCGAGCCGGTCGCCGACCTCAACGCCGCGCTCGACGGGCTGCTCGTCGCCCCCGTCGAGGTCATCCGCCTCACGCCCATCCCGATCGGCGACCCGCACAAGGGCGCCGTCGCCGCCTGA
- a CDS encoding GntR family transcriptional regulator, whose protein sequence is MTAVALDAQFQALGSIERVTRRELILDRLREAVTGGELPAGTHLAETELSASLGVSRGTLREALRHLEEEGLLTKDARGRLSVRVVTLEEVRDIFDVRFALESLAAEVVCAREDLPAVVRELEGALARLEASEQGTIPEQVEADLAFHEAICAASGNETLVSSWRRVSGLARAVITAAGHDTAVVNMSAARHQPIVEAIASGDGERARTVLREHTTTARDLITARLEASAGA, encoded by the coding sequence GTGACCGCCGTGGCCCTCGACGCGCAGTTCCAGGCCCTCGGCTCGATCGAGCGCGTGACGCGCCGCGAGCTGATCCTCGACCGCCTCCGCGAAGCGGTGACGGGGGGCGAGCTGCCCGCCGGCACCCACCTCGCCGAGACCGAGCTGAGCGCCTCGCTCGGGGTCTCGCGCGGCACGCTGCGCGAGGCGCTCCGGCACCTGGAGGAGGAGGGCCTGCTCACGAAGGACGCGCGGGGCCGGCTGTCGGTGCGCGTCGTCACGCTCGAGGAGGTCCGCGACATCTTCGACGTGCGCTTCGCGCTCGAGTCGCTCGCGGCCGAGGTGGTCTGCGCGCGCGAGGACCTGCCCGCGGTGGTCCGAGAGCTCGAAGGGGCGCTCGCCCGGCTCGAGGCGAGCGAGCAGGGCACGATCCCCGAGCAGGTCGAGGCCGACCTCGCCTTCCACGAGGCCATCTGCGCCGCGAGCGGCAACGAGACCCTCGTGAGCTCGTGGCGGCGCGTCTCCGGCCTCGCGCGAGCCGTCATCACCGCGGCCGGCCACGACACCGCGGTCGTGAACATGTCGGCCGCGCGCCACCAGCCGATCGTCGAGGCGATCGCATCGGGCGACGGCGAGCGGGCCCGCACGGTGCTGCGGGAGCACACGACGACCGCGCGCGACCTCATCACGGCGCGGCTCGAGGCCTCCGCCGGCGCCTGA
- a CDS encoding NAD(P)-dependent oxidoreductase, producing MSGVPARSLSLLGLGAMGMPMARLIAAAGPLAVWNRTPEKAEALRSEAGAVVAATPADAACDVVLTVLPDLAQVREVLEGPEGLLAGWRERAGAPTLVVCGTVSPVALRALAAELEGRVDVVDAPLSGGVLGAAEGRLSVMVGGSEAQAALVAEVLAPCASRVTRMGPTGAGATAKLCNQLVVAETVTALSEAFALARSAGIDPTALADALGAGLAASEVLRQKRHHWIAEAFEPGGTIDYQVKDLRYAQEAAAAGGLRLPAGETALALFEAAADAGDGGLDHTGVYRTIAGGGATDRSR from the coding sequence GTGAGCGGCGTGCCGGCCCGCTCGCTGAGCCTCCTGGGGCTCGGCGCGATGGGGATGCCGATGGCGCGGCTGATCGCCGCGGCCGGCCCGCTCGCGGTGTGGAACCGCACGCCGGAGAAGGCTGAGGCGCTGCGCTCGGAGGCGGGCGCGGTCGTCGCCGCGACCCCCGCGGACGCCGCGTGCGACGTCGTGCTGACCGTGCTGCCCGACCTCGCGCAGGTGCGCGAGGTGCTCGAGGGCCCCGAGGGGCTGCTGGCGGGCTGGCGCGAGCGCGCGGGCGCGCCGACGCTCGTCGTGTGCGGCACGGTCTCGCCCGTGGCGCTGCGTGCCCTCGCCGCCGAGCTGGAGGGGCGCGTCGACGTGGTCGACGCGCCCCTCTCCGGCGGCGTGCTCGGCGCCGCCGAGGGCCGGCTGTCGGTCATGGTCGGCGGGAGCGAGGCGCAGGCCGCTCTCGTGGCCGAGGTGCTCGCGCCGTGCGCGAGCCGCGTCACGCGCATGGGGCCGACGGGCGCGGGCGCCACGGCGAAGCTCTGCAACCAGCTCGTGGTCGCCGAGACGGTCACGGCGCTCTCGGAGGCCTTCGCGCTCGCCCGGTCCGCCGGCATCGATCCGACCGCGCTCGCCGACGCGCTCGGCGCAGGCCTCGCCGCCAGCGAGGTGCTGCGGCAGAAGCGGCACCACTGGATCGCGGAGGCCTTCGAGCCCGGCGGCACGATCGACTACCAGGTGAAGGACCTCCGCTACGCGCAGGAGGCGGCCGCTGCCGGCGGCCTGCGCCTGCCCGCGGGCGAGACGGCGCTCGCGCTCTTCGAGGCCGCGGCCGACGCGGGCGACGGCGGGCTCGACCACACGGGCGTCTACCGCACGATCGCGGGTGGCGGCGCGACCGACCGCTCGCGCTGA
- a CDS encoding TRAP transporter substrate-binding protein: MRTTKLIAGAGIVALALAGCSSGGADPAASGGGEDDGQPITLVLGHAGSTTDPRQWAAEQFAERIEEATDGQVTVEIHSDSTLGTWEEMIDGLQIDSVDIVIESMLSVEAYTDLASVETAPFLYEDDEQFFEVWEGELGAEIKTAVTEASGYALLGNMYRGARQLTTKEPVTQLSDLQGLTIRTPSAQTMLDTWNALGARAEALPFNEVYSALESGVLDGQENPLDAILFNSIHEVAPNIGETSHMFANYHFIMWDDALQGLPEDVRTAITEVADEVGQEYTQNTVTNTEDYRAQLEEGGAVFTEITDRDAWIEATTPVVEGLPDQVQTWVEQIRAM; this comes from the coding sequence ATGCGCACCACCAAGCTCATCGCCGGCGCGGGCATCGTCGCCCTCGCCCTCGCGGGCTGCTCGTCCGGCGGCGCCGACCCCGCTGCCAGCGGCGGCGGCGAGGACGACGGCCAGCCGATCACCCTCGTGCTCGGCCACGCCGGCTCCACCACCGACCCGCGCCAGTGGGCCGCGGAGCAGTTCGCCGAGCGGATCGAGGAGGCCACCGACGGCCAGGTGACGGTCGAGATCCACTCCGACTCCACGCTCGGCACGTGGGAGGAGATGATCGACGGCCTGCAGATCGACTCCGTCGACATCGTCATCGAGTCGATGCTCTCGGTCGAGGCGTACACCGATCTCGCGTCCGTCGAGACCGCGCCGTTCCTCTACGAGGACGACGAGCAGTTCTTCGAGGTGTGGGAGGGCGAGCTCGGCGCCGAGATCAAGACGGCTGTCACCGAGGCATCGGGCTACGCGCTGCTCGGCAACATGTACCGCGGCGCCCGCCAGCTCACGACGAAAGAGCCGGTGACCCAGCTGAGCGACCTCCAGGGCCTCACGATCCGCACGCCCAGCGCGCAGACGATGCTCGACACCTGGAACGCGCTCGGCGCGCGCGCCGAGGCGCTGCCGTTCAACGAGGTGTACTCGGCGCTCGAGTCGGGCGTGCTCGACGGCCAGGAGAACCCGCTCGACGCGATCCTCTTCAACTCGATCCACGAGGTCGCGCCGAACATCGGCGAGACGAGCCACATGTTCGCGAACTACCACTTCATCATGTGGGACGACGCGCTGCAGGGCCTGCCCGAGGACGTCCGCACCGCGATCACCGAGGTCGCCGACGAGGTCGGCCAGGAGTACACCCAGAACACGGTGACGAACACCGAGGACTACCGCGCCCAGCTCGAGGAGGGCGGCGCCGTCTTCACCGAGATCACCGACCGCGACGCCTGGATCGAGGCGACCACGCCCGTCGTCGAGGGCCTGCCGGACCAGGTGCAGACCTGGGTCGAGCAGATCCGCGCGATGTGA
- a CDS encoding TRAP transporter large permease: MGPLLLGNFLGGMLLRVPIGFALALASIITLWLVTDTPLTIGAQRIVAGITPFALLAIPLFILAGGIMNAGGITKRLLGLADAIVGGMRGGLAQTNVLSALFFGGISGSAVADISSLGRILIPAMKARDYKAAYTAAVTAAAPIVAPIMPPSITMIVYGVVSGTSIGALFFAGIVPAILYIAMVMVTVHLTVRKQGFTEEAFAKAPDPKLVGVTPKEERPKLGKAVVAALPALLLPLVILAGIRFGWFTPTEAAAVAVVYALVVGLFVYRELTWKKLVTAFAESALMVGLIMLVLAAAQLYSWALTSGGVPQAAAEAIFGFTDNLVVLLILVNIMLLIAGMFIEANAALIIITPILLPVLTAAGVDPVHLGIIIVVNLGIGLITPPVGIALMLSAEISKVKFLSAIRAAWPFLLTGLIYMLLITYIPQISLWLPSVLLGE; the protein is encoded by the coding sequence ATGGGTCCTCTGCTGCTCGGCAACTTCCTCGGAGGCATGCTCCTCCGCGTCCCGATCGGGTTCGCGCTCGCGCTCGCGTCGATCATCACGCTCTGGCTCGTCACCGACACCCCGCTGACGATCGGCGCGCAGCGCATCGTCGCCGGCATCACGCCGTTCGCGCTCCTCGCGATCCCGCTGTTCATCCTCGCCGGCGGCATCATGAACGCCGGCGGCATCACGAAGCGGCTGCTCGGCCTCGCCGACGCGATCGTCGGCGGGATGCGCGGTGGCCTCGCGCAGACGAACGTGCTCTCGGCGCTCTTCTTCGGCGGCATCTCGGGCTCGGCCGTCGCCGACATCTCGAGCCTCGGCCGCATCCTCATCCCCGCGATGAAGGCGCGCGACTACAAGGCCGCGTACACGGCGGCGGTCACGGCCGCGGCGCCGATCGTGGCGCCCATCATGCCGCCGTCGATCACGATGATCGTCTACGGCGTCGTCTCCGGCACGTCGATCGGCGCGCTCTTCTTCGCCGGCATCGTCCCCGCCATCCTCTACATCGCGATGGTCATGGTCACCGTCCACCTCACCGTGCGGAAGCAGGGCTTCACCGAGGAGGCGTTCGCGAAGGCGCCCGACCCCAAGCTGGTCGGCGTCACCCCCAAGGAGGAGCGCCCGAAGCTGGGCAAGGCCGTCGTCGCGGCGCTCCCCGCCCTGCTGCTGCCGCTCGTGATCCTCGCGGGCATCCGGTTCGGCTGGTTCACGCCGACCGAGGCCGCTGCCGTCGCCGTCGTCTACGCACTGGTGGTGGGCCTGTTCGTCTACCGCGAGCTCACCTGGAAGAAGCTCGTCACCGCCTTCGCCGAGTCGGCGCTCATGGTCGGCCTCATCATGCTCGTCCTCGCGGCGGCGCAGCTCTACTCCTGGGCGCTCACGTCCGGAGGCGTGCCGCAGGCGGCCGCCGAGGCGATCTTCGGCTTCACCGACAACCTGGTCGTGCTGCTCATCCTCGTCAACATCATGCTGCTCATCGCGGGCATGTTCATCGAGGCCAACGCGGCGCTCATCATCATCACGCCCATCCTGCTGCCGGTGCTCACGGCGGCGGGCGTCGACCCCGTGCACCTCGGCATCATCATCGTCGTCAACCTCGGCATCGGCCTCATCACCCCGCCCGTCGGCATCGCGCTGATGCTCTCGGCCGAGATCTCGAAGGTGAAGTTCCTCTCCGCGATCCGCGCCGCGTGGCCGTTCCTGCTGACCGGCCTCATCTACATGCTCCTCATCACCTACATCCCGCAGATCTCCCTCTGGCTGCCGTCCGTGCTGCTCGGCGAGTGA